TCTAGGTGAAACATCTCAGGATGTTTGTTAtactattctttcaacttttctatgtTTGGAAACTCTCAtaataaaagctgaaaaagaTATCAAGTATTTAATAATGCAGTAGCTGCTGCCATAGTAAGAAAAATCAGATGTTTGCAGCGGCCCACCGGACAATCCAGAGAGGGGAAAAATCCAGAGTTGTGTTTTGGTGGCACTCACTCCTGGAATGGAATTTAGACCTCAAACTTTCCTGGGTGTCCTCCCCACTcactccccaacacacacacaggcccctcCTCCTTGCTTCTCCCAACATCTGgcccctcttctcttcctcttctcctgggcctatccttccctcctttcccctcccctgccctgcccttctctcctcaGCACCCTGAGATGAGTGCATGCCCTGCTGGCAGGACACTTTGAAGATGAAACATGCCGAGTCCCCCTATGGCCCGGAGATTGGCATCCTTCACACAGAGGCGGGTGCGGGACACTCCACCACTAAAGCACATTCTAGAGAGGGGTTGGACTGCACTAACCGCCCAAGCCCATAAAGCACAAATTGCACCGACTCCAAGCCCTTTCCCATCGGAGCATAAATAGGACTGGGGCACCTTGAAGAACACATTGGAGTTTCCACCAAGACTCCAGATCTCACGTCTTCTACTCTGCAACCCAAACCTCCAGGAGCACCATGACCTGTGGATCAGGATTCTGCGGCCAGACCTTCAGTTGCGTCTCGGCCTGCGGGCCGCGGCCAGGCCGCTGCTGCATCACCGCCGCCCCCTACCGCGGCGTCTCCTGCTACCGCGGCCTCACCAGGGGCTTTGGCAGCCAGAGCCTCTGCGGGGGCTTCCGCTCTGGCTCCTGTGGCCGCAGCTTCGGATACCGCTCTGGCGGCGTGTGCGGACCCAGCCCGCCCTGCATCACCACGGTGTCGGTCAACGAGAGTCTCCTCACGCCCCTCAACCTGGAGATTGACCCCAACGCGCAGTGTGTGAAGCATGAGGAGAAGGAGCAGATCAAGTGTCTCAACAGCAGGTTTGCTGCCTTCATTGACAAGGTGGGTGTCCTTGATCAGCCCTTTCCTGAACCTTCACTTCTTCTGCAAGGCACTAAAAGGATAGACAAGGCAAGGTACGAGAGATGACGTGGCCCAGGTGAGCTCCCAGTctgagggaggagaggacacACATCcaggacacagacagacacagggaggtGCTTAGGGGGGAGGTAGGAGCGCctaatttgaaaaacaatatagtatatatatatagtatccTATATTTTATCTACATACCCTTTGTTCACACAGGCAGAATCCTCACAGAGAGACGAGGACAAGGCTTGGAGCTATGTCAGAGGGAGGAGGCTGCACACACACAAGACACAATTAATGCACATAAGAAATAGGAGCAGGACCACAGGGACGCTCTTTGGAAGGTGTCTTTGATCACACCCTTCCTGAAACTCACACGTGCTCACGACTCAGGCGAGCCACTGAGGGGAGAATCAAAAGCAAAACAACCTGACTACAGGCCACCTGGACTCATCAGGTTGGATAACTCAGTTCACCTGGAGCAGGAACTGACCTTTCCAATCTCCTAGTTCCCATGCTTAAAATGGAAAACCAGATATGgatcaaaatcaggaaatccAGAACTTGCCTAGTCTTTACTGCTTAACCCTGTCTAAGCTTTACCAAACTCTAGCCTTGGAAATTTATGTAAAGGACCTGCCCCCCAGATGGCTTTGGGGCACCAAGAGACATCTCACTCATCTTCCAAACCCAAACGGCAGGTGCGCTTCCTGGAGCAGCAGAACAAACTGCTGGAGACCAAGTGGCAGTTCTACCAGAACCGCAAGTGCTGTGAGAGCAACCTGGAGCCGCTGTTTGAGGGCTACGTGGAGACGCTGAGGCGGGAGGCCGAGTGTGCAGAGGCCGACAGCGGGAGGCTGGCCTCAGAGCTCAACCACGTGCAGGAGGTGATGGAGGGCTACAAGAAGAAGTGAGTGCAGTGTGCTGGGTTTGACGTTGGGCATGGGAAATGACTGAGCTTAAAGCCCATTGGACTAGACGTGACAAGAACTTCCAAGTAGGGTGAGCAGCCCTGCAGGCCAGGGTGGCGTGTGCAGCAGGATCCTCTCACCTGAGCAATGGCTGTCCAGAGGCCCCCCCTAGGAGTAAGGCTGTGATTCCCTCGGGAGATGTCTCCCCTCCTACAGCCCTCTCTTCACAGAGCCTGGTCACCCAGCAGCTGTCGCTTCTGCTCTGTGGGGAGGAGGCTTCTGCCATCTTCCAGGTGTCCATGCCTCACCTCCCACCTATAGCCATGGATCCTGGATGTGATATGAACCCCAGTTCATCAGGGCTGACAGGTCCTGGGGCTCTGGGTGTCCTACTGCCTAGGGTGTTCAGTGCTGAGGGCCTCTGGGACTCATAGGCCACTCACCTGAGCTAGGATGGACACCCAggtgaggggaggcaggggctgcagtgACCCAGAGTGGATGTTGTCCACTCCTAGCATGGGGCTGCATGCTGAGGCCTTATTTGCCTCCAGAGGTGACTTCAGAACAGCTTGGGGACGCAGGGCTATGAGGTCCCAGAAGATTAACCCCATGGCTCCTCAGTGCAAAGTGGAGACATCCCAAATCCAACCACCAGGACCCCACACGGCTGCCAGGGGTCCGGCTGTGATTGTCCCCTTCACTGGTATGAAGTGGAGGAGGTTGTTGGGAGACCtgcccttccctgacctccctctctgcttcctctgcctcAGGTACGAGGAGGAAGTGTCTCTGAGAGCAACAGCCGAGAATGAGTTTGTGGCTCTGAAGAAGGTGAGTAACGTGGTGTCGAGGAGCAGAGACCCAAGGGGTCTCCGAATGACAGACTGTTCTTGGAAAGACCCAGGCGTTCTCAACTGCTGCGAGTGTGGCTCTGGCAGTGACCTTGCCAGATCAGGTGGGGGATTCCCAGAGATCAGGTGATGGAAGATACATCCAGAGCTTTGACAGAGGGCAATAACTTGGAGTATCCTCTAGCACCTGTCTGGGGCAGGGGGATGGCTGGGTTTACCTCTGGATGTCCTGCTCTGCCTCAGAGGTTGTGGTCTGTGGGTCCCATGGGGCCTGGCATCTTCAGTCTCTGTTGAGGGACAGTGTCCTGTCTAGAGCTGTGGGATGTCAGAGCAAAAGGAGGGGCCGAGACCCAGGGTGCGGGGGAGGAAGGAACAGAACCAGTAGTGGCCTGGTGGAGTctgggaggacagggagaggaCAGGGTGGGGTCAAGATGGCTGAGTGGGAAGTGAGTCTGGGTGGGCATCCTGGAGCAGGGTGAGTCAAAGGAGAAATGGGAGGTAAGCTGTGTCAGTTGGGAGGTGGAAGGGCTGGTGTCCCATCTGCAAGGCACAAAGGGGTTTGTTCCCAGATGGGGAGGAAGTGGTGAGGCCCATCCCAGGAAGGTCAGAGGGTATGGAGATGGGATGGGAATGGGAACCCTGGGAGCCCTTCTCCCCAACCTAGCCTCCATGAATGGGTGAGAAGAGGGAGGAGTTTGGGGTGGCGGTCACCAGGGGTCCTCTGAGCTCAAAGACTGCCCACCTTTCCAGGACGTGGACTGCGCCTACCTCCGCAAGTCGGACCTGGAGGCCAATGCGGAGGCCCTGACCCAGGAGATCGACTTCCTGCGGCGACTGTATGAGGAGGTGAGTGGTTGTGGTCTGGGCAGAAAGCTGGCAGCTGGCCTGGAGGAGAGGCAGCTGGCTTTGGCTTGAGACAGGAGGAGGACAGGGACTTGGGCAGGGGGCTGCAGGCCATGAGGATGAGGGGGCTGGACACCAGGGGAGAGCTGAGAAGGTTGGGTACACGCTAGGGTGGGTGAGGCTGAGGCATAAACAGGATGCTTCCTCCTCTCGCGTCCCCAGGAGATCCGTGTCCTGCACGCCCACATCTCAGACACCTCGGTCATTGTCAAGATGGACAACAGCCGAGACCTGAACATGGACTGCATTGTTGCCGAGATCAAGGCTCAGTATGACGACATCGCCAGCCGCAGCCGGGCCGAGGCCGAGTCCTGGTACCGCAGCAAGGTGAGTGGCACTGGACCCCTGCCTCCTAGTCATGGCATCAGATGGGATTggatataaatattagaaaaggCTTCTGTTGTCTGGAAAGACCCCTGGTCCCTGGGGATGGTAACAGAAGGGCAGAGGGCTCTCAGGCTGAGGTGACACAGAGGGGCTGCCATGGAAGGTTGCACAGACTGAGTGCTGTACAACCCACAGTCATTTGTGGTGCCCTGAATGGGTGGGACAGGCCATCCTGAGTCTCTGCTTCCCCCCAGTGTGAGGAGATGAAGGCCACAGTGATCCGTCATGGGGAGACCCTGCGCCGCACCAAGGAGGAGATCAACGAGCTGAACCGCATGATCCAGAGGCTGACAGCCGAGGTGGAGAACGCCAAGTGCCAGGTATGGGTCCTCTGTGCCCTAGATCACCAGAGAGGCTGGGGGCCTAGCCATGGGCTCTCAGGCTATGTACTTCTCCATTTGTTCTGTAGTCCATTTGCAAAACTTAGAGTCCCAAGGTGTGGTCACTCAGGGGACCCAGATAATGAAGGCGAGGGGCCTGTTCCTGGGGTTTTCCCAGCTGGCTGAGAGAGACTGGACACACCCAGGGAATGGACAGAGAGACCTGGGGACCATAACCCTCCTTGTTCTCTTCTGGGTCCCCAGAACACCAAGCTGGAGACTGCAGTGACCCAGGCGGAGCAGCAGGGTGAGACTGCCATCAGCGATGCCCGCTGCAAGCTGGCTGAGCTGGAGGCCGCCCTGCAGAAGGCCAAGCAGGACATGGCGTGCCTGCTCAAGGAGTACCAGGAGGTGATGAACTCCAAGCTGGGCCTGGACATCGAGATCGCCACCTACAGGCGCCTGCTGGAGGGCGAGGAGCAGAGGTGGGACCCTACCTGGCTAAGCTGCCATTTTTGCTCCATAAACAAAGACCTCCTTTTCTCAGAGCTGAGCAAGGGCCAGGAGTCTGGGATAAACCTGTGTTTTATTGCTTTGGGGGTGGGGTCAATTTGGGAGGACTTCCCTGAGACCTCTGCTCATCCCTTCTTGACCTGTTGACCTACCCCCAAATTTGTGGAGTTCAGTCTGCCACTCTGGTCGAGTCACTAATActgccctttttcttctttcttctcagaCTGTGTGAAGGTGTTGGTGCCGTGAATGTTTGTAAGTGACATAGGCTCTGAGTGGGTGGATGTACTCTCTTCCCAAAAGTGATGACAGCGTCTGGAAGGAGGGATTTCACTGGGACCTAACTAGAGAAGGAAGGGCTGTCATCGCAGCAGGAGAGGTTGGAGTCAGACTGCAGAAAGACCACAGCTGTAGGACTGGTGGACCTGGAGTTGTCAAGTAGAGATACTCGGGGAGGGGCATTGTCCGGGGATAAGATAATTTGCCTTCAGAATTTTGACTCAGACTTTGCGGTTGGCAGGTGTCAGCAGCTCCCGGGGTGGAGTTGTCTGCAGCGACCTCTGCATGTCCGGTTCCAGGCCGGTGACAGGTAGTGCCTGCAGCGCCCCCTGCAGTGGGAACCTGGCGGTGAACACAGGAATGTGTGCACCCTGCGGCCCCTGCAATTCCATCACATCTTGTGGCCTGGGCACCTGCGGCGTGGGCTCCTGTGGCATCAGCTCCTGCGGCGTGGGCTCCTGTGCCAGCAGCTGCCGCAGATGTTAGGCGCCCCAACTCAAGTCCCATCCTTGCTTCTCTCCCGCCCAGTAGGGCCTGGTCCAGCCCTGGGGCAGAGCAAGCACTGGGTTACTTCTGCACTTTGAAAGGTCCATCCTGCTCCTAGACTCATATGTATCTGTGATCCCCTCTCCCTTGATCCTGCCCCTCTCGCACCTACTCACCCCACCCTGCACTGGGAAAGGCTACCCCAGAAAGAAGTCCCCTTAGTGCTCACGGAAAGGAGGTTCCATGGCAGGAAGGACTAGGACCAGGACCCTACCCTGGGCTGCCATGGGGCCAGTGGCCCGAgtcccccagcctctccccttccccttctgttcACCTCTGTCTTGACCTGTGTTTCCAATAAATCAATGTAGCCAACACTGGGCCTTGGTCTCCAGCTCTATTTTCCTCAAGGGCCAGGGTTTGGGAAGGTCTCAAAAGTAACATGGAGCAGAATAAGGCCTAGTCTGGAGTTCCGGTACAGTCCTCTGTGCCTGGGCTCACAGCAGTCTCAGATGTAGCCAAGGGTTGTGCTAGACCCCCACACCGTGTAATTTACACAAGCTTATTGATTTTGTCCACACCACCTTTTATGGTACACCTTGAAGATGAAGAAACCGGCGCTCAGAGACACTCAGTAATTGGGCCCCATGCTAAGTTCAGTGGCacagctggggattgaacctgtgtgCATCTCTAGCGCCCATTTTACCAAACCACAGATGCCTCCCAGAACGATCCCTGTGCACCCCTCTGAACTGATGGATAACGAAAATGAGGATCTCCAATTACTCAATGCTTAAGGAAAATCCCCCATTGCTGTAGTGGGGAAGATTCATGCTGCAGTGATTTATTAGAATTCTTTAAGGAGTGAACACATGAACATGATTTAAGCTTTCAAAAAGCCTTTGATATGGCGACCTGCCTTTTAATGGAGTCCCTTTGAGGTTTGGCGACCTGCCATAGCTGATAAATTAcctcaaaaacagaaaacagcaccTAACAAGATGATGTGGCAGAGAAGTAAGCACACAGACTCtggggccagactgcctgggCCCCGAACTGGGCTCTGTCCCTTCCTCACTGAGTGACCTGGGACAatttacttaccctctctgtgcctcagtgtccacaTCTCTAGTGAGAATGACAAAAAGAGCACCTGCCTCAGGGTCGATGGATTGCAGAATTTCATACATGTAAAATGCTCAGACAGTGCCCGACACAAAATCACCATGGTGTGTTTatcattagtattatttttttgcaGAATGTAAAGTAGACACCCCTCCAGAAATCAGAGCCATGGCCAGCCTCTCATTGCACTTATACCTGTGATCAGAGATTGCAAGTACAGAGAGAAATCTCCATGTCTTCCAAAGTCATGAGCTCCTTCATTCAGGGAAATGTCCCCCTCCATGCCCCCAACTCTAATGCTGATGAGGATCTTATAAGTGGTGGTGGGAGCGGGGAGATAGCCCCTTAGCTTCACTATGGACCAAGGTGAGTCCCTAAACATACATCTGTATGGCAGGGTGAATCTCTAAATTTTCAGTCCCAGGCCCAGAAAACTGTAGCAGAAATGTTAGCCCCCATCCCTCAGGGCAACAGAAATAATTACTAAAACGTGTGAGAGACCAGAAGCAagctggctattgttagattgttcttagtttcaatgtctctggttgtattttgtttgtttcaaaacaaaaaggcTCTTTTAAGGAATAGTATCAGTCCCAGGTGTCCTGGCCATCAGTGTGGCTCCTCCACTCTCCTGATGGAAGTCTGAGCAGGACAGAGCCCTGGGAGAGTTCCAGAGTGTGTAGTTGTCCTAACCAGCCCTCTGTGCTGTGACACCACACAGCTCAGAAGCAGGCCCTGTCAAGAGTCCAGACCTGAGGCTCAAACAGAGACACTAACACAGTGAAGTTGCATCTGACATTTAAAGTGCAATTAAATGTGAGACAGACATCAGGAAGCAACAGACAGCTGACCCCTTGAGGTCCCCAAAGCGATGACTGCACTGGTGACCACCCTCCTCCCTTCAGAAGTCACCCCGACTCATAAAGCTTATAAATGGGCTGGTCAATGACTCTCCATAAATATACAAGTAATTCTCTCCCACCCCATCCTGGAATGTGGCCCAAGGCCAGGTAGCCTGCTCAAAGAATCAGTCCCCAAACTGCAAACATTGCTGGTGGCCCACATGGCCCTGGCTCAGCAAGACACTCAAacctgcccccacagcccctgggatCTCTTGGACTGATGTCAGGCTTGGGATTTAGAAAGGAGAAACACAGGCAACAACCAGTCCTCTGTGATGCGGGCTGCAGAAGGCTCGTCAGAAATTCTGCCTACAGCTCTTGGGGATATTTCCTTCTGCATTTCCCACAAATGATCAGCGCAGCAGGAGCTGAATAAAACCTAACTTTGGAAATCACAGAGTGTCATTACCTAGCAAAATGCAGGGAACACAGAACCCAACCAAAATATCTCGCAGAAGGGCAAGCTCTGCTTTCAAGAGCTACTTTGCACTGGGAGCGTTGGTAAGAACATTTATATAGTGTCAATCAGTCTGGATCAAACGGGGCTG
This DNA window, taken from Desmodus rotundus isolate HL8 chromosome 3, HLdesRot8A.1, whole genome shotgun sequence, encodes the following:
- the LOC112318284 gene encoding keratin, type II cuticular Hb1; the encoded protein is MTCGSGFCGQTFSCVSACGPRPGRCCITAAPYRGVSCYRGLTRGFGSQSLCGGFRSGSCGRSFGYRSGGVCGPSPPCITTVSVNESLLTPLNLEIDPNAQCVKHEEKEQIKCLNSRFAAFIDKVRFLEQQNKLLETKWQFYQNRKCCESNLEPLFEGYVETLRREAECAEADSGRLASELNHVQEVMEGYKKKYEEEVSLRATAENEFVALKKDVDCAYLRKSDLEANAEALTQEIDFLRRLYEEEIRVLHAHISDTSVIVKMDNSRDLNMDCIVAEIKAQYDDIASRSRAEAESWYRSKCEEMKATVIRHGETLRRTKEEINELNRMIQRLTAEVENAKCQNTKLETAVTQAEQQGETAISDARCKLAELEAALQKAKQDMACLLKEYQEVMNSKLGLDIEIATYRRLLEGEEQRLCEGVGAVNVCVSSSRGGVVCSDLCMSGSRPVTGSACSAPCSGNLAVNTGMCAPCGPCNSITSCGLGTCGVGSCGISSCGVGSCASSCRRC